One Elaeis guineensis isolate ETL-2024a chromosome 10, EG11, whole genome shotgun sequence genomic window carries:
- the LOC105052508 gene encoding translocator protein homolog: MVPMTPSPTSPSLLFTLPPMASQNLTHRPRDEPAATTSTPSTTTTKNRKAQKMAIAKQGLRSLAVAIAIPFVLTTLSASASGTATTTAVSKAFWHPPVWAFHLASISTSCLMGLSAWLVWAEGGFHSQPTTLPLFLTQLLLGLAWGPLVFRLGATRVALVVCITLFGALFACSQSFHRVNPIAGDLVKPCLAWVSFLALFNYTLV, encoded by the coding sequence ATGGTCCCCATGACCCCTTCTCCCACTTCCCCTTCTCTCCTTTTCACCCTCCCTCCCATGGCCTCCCAGAACCTCACACACCGCCCCAGGGATGAGCCCGCCGCCACTACCTCCACCccttccaccaccaccaccaagaATAGAAAGGCCCAAAAGATGGCCATTGCCAAGCAAGGCCTCCGCTCCCTGGCTGTCGCCATTGCCATACCTTTCGTCCTCACCACCTTATCGGCCTCCGCCTCTGGCACCGCCACCACCACCGCCGTCTCGAAGGCCTTCTGGCACCCCCCAGTCTGGGCCTTCCACCTGGCCTCCATCTCCACCTCCTGCCTCATGGGCCTCTCGGCCTGGCTCGTGTGGGCCGAGGGCGGCTTCCACTCCCAACCCACCACCCTGCCCCTCTTCCTGACGCAGTTATTATTGGGCCTGGCCTGGGGCCCTCTGGTTTTCCGGCTCGGCGCCACCCGGGTGGCCCTGGTGGTCTGCATCACCCTCTTTGGCGCCCTCTTCGCTTGCTCTCAGAGCTTCCACCGGGTGAATCCCATCGCCGGCGACCTCGTGAAGCCATGCCTCGCCTGGGTTTCCTTCCTTGCATTGTTCAACTACACGCTTGTGTGA